In a single window of the Campylobacter hyointestinalis subsp. lawsonii genome:
- the hemN gene encoding oxygen-independent coproporphyrinogen III oxidase, producing MINFDAFVKYSKPGPRYTSYPTALEFSDEFSYDEYTKRLRNGDKNRPLSLYFHLPFCRSACYFCGCNVIYTSKSDKMARYLDYIDKELDILSAVLDTNRKVTQMHFGGGTPTFYSASELNRLIKSIKRHFKNWSDDAEISCEIDPRFLNEEQLDVLTTHGFNRVSFGVQDFDEKVQKEIHRIQPFEMTKNAVDMARAKGIISVNTDLIYGLPFQSLESFKNTLDLGLKLNPDRFAVFNYAHVPWIKKSMRKFDESTLPSPKVKLEILKYTMEFLTSNGYKMIGMDHYAKPSDELFHALKSGTLHRNFQGYTTKGGADLIGIGLTSIGEGEDYYAQNFKDMDGYEKAIDEGKLPNFKGIMLSKEDKLRKAVIMDLMANFALDIKAIETKFNIDFWEHFKDELNELEELKDFIEISPQKIKVNETGTLLIRNIAMCFDEYMVKFKDVKNSFSKTV from the coding sequence ATGATAAACTTTGACGCATTTGTGAAGTATTCTAAGCCAGGACCAAGATATACGAGCTATCCTACGGCTTTGGAATTTAGTGATGAGTTTAGCTATGATGAATACACAAAACGGCTAAGAAATGGCGATAAAAATAGACCTTTATCATTGTATTTTCATCTACCATTTTGTCGTTCGGCTTGTTATTTTTGTGGCTGTAATGTCATATACACTAGCAAAAGCGACAAAATGGCTAGGTATTTAGATTATATAGATAAAGAGCTTGATATCTTAAGTGCAGTTTTAGATACAAATCGCAAAGTTACGCAGATGCATTTTGGCGGTGGAACGCCTACGTTTTATAGCGCTAGTGAGCTTAATAGGCTTATTAAATCCATAAAAAGGCATTTTAAAAACTGGAGCGATGATGCTGAGATAAGCTGTGAGATCGATCCTAGATTTTTAAACGAAGAGCAACTAGATGTGCTAACTACTCACGGGTTTAACAGAGTGAGCTTTGGCGTGCAAGATTTCGATGAAAAAGTTCAAAAAGAGATCCATAGAATTCAGCCATTTGAGATGACTAAAAATGCAGTAGATATGGCTAGAGCTAAGGGTATCATCAGCGTAAATACAGATCTTATTTACGGACTTCCGTTTCAGAGTTTAGAGAGTTTTAAAAATACGCTAGATCTAGGACTTAAGCTAAATCCTGATAGATTTGCCGTGTTTAATTACGCTCATGTGCCATGGATTAAAAAGAGTATGAGAAAATTTGATGAAAGCACTCTTCCAAGCCCAAAAGTCAAGCTAGAAATTCTAAAATACACTATGGAATTTCTCACATCAAACGGATACAAAATGATAGGAATGGATCACTACGCTAAGCCTAGTGATGAGCTATTTCACGCACTAAAAAGCGGGACGCTCCATAGAAATTTCCAAGGATATACGACCAAGGGCGGTGCTGATCTCATCGGTATCGGACTTACTAGTATAGGTGAGGGCGAGGACTACTATGCGCAAAATTTCAAAGATATGGACGGATACGAAAAAGCTATCGACGAGGGCAAATTGCCAAATTTCAAAGGTATAATGCTAAGCAAAGAGGACAAGCTAAGAAAAGCCGTGATTATGGATCTTATGGCGAATTTTGCTCTTGATATAAAAGCTATTGAAACTAAATTTAACATTGATTTTTGGGAACATTTTAAAGATGAGCTAAATGAACTTGAAGAGTTAAAGGATTTTATAGAAATTTCGCCCCAAAAGATAAAAGTAAATGAAACAGGAACTCTTCTTATAAGAAATATCGCTATGTGTTTTGATGAATATATGGTCAAATTTAAAGACGTCAAAAATAGCTTTTCAAAAACGGTATAA
- a CDS encoding DUF2603 domain-containing protein — MSKKHKRLDDISSTLGISKAKQTTFKLEQIDEKEMKLTINRGNIDLTNPWFGVSSNGEECALISAALFEAILNSLKNTQKENFELKLERSIWQHIPVDFGDVWSVAINEIKGKKFKKEPNLDQIIKKIKREHPNLFVDMQNLIHTNKEIQ, encoded by the coding sequence ATGAGTAAAAAGCATAAAAGATTAGATGATATAAGTAGCACTCTTGGTATCTCTAAAGCAAAACAAACAACATTTAAGCTAGAACAAATAGATGAAAAAGAGATGAAGCTCACTATAAACAGAGGAAATATCGATCTTACAAACCCATGGTTTGGCGTCAGTAGCAATGGAGAAGAGTGTGCTCTTATATCAGCAGCTCTGTTTGAAGCTATTTTAAATTCATTAAAAAATACACAAAAAGAGAATTTTGAGCTAAAGCTTGAAAGATCTATTTGGCAGCATATTCCTGTTGATTTTGGCGATGTTTGGAGTGTAGCTATAAATGAGATAAAAGGCAAAAAATTTAAAAAAGAGCCAAATTTGGATCAGATAATCAAAAAAATCAAAAGAGAACATCCAAATTTATTTGTAGATATGCAAAATTTGATCCATACAAACAAGGAAATACAATGA
- the argF gene encoding ornithine carbamoyltransferase, translating to MRHFLTLNDFSKDEILDILNLAAKIKKEAKSKNYISYLKDQTLAMIFEKSSTRTRVSFEVGIHQLGGKGLFLSSRDIQLGRGEPIKDTARVLGRMVDMIMARVYKQSDLEEFAKFSGVPVINGLSDDFHPVQLMADLLTLSELGLNLQTMKVAYIGDGNNMANSWLMAASKLGFELRVATPKGYEVPQWVLDKAEKNAKISGANLIITNDPKAAISGADVVTTDTWVSMGQEDEKEKRIKDFAGYCVDDAMMSLAAKDAKFLHCLPAYRGYEVSGSVFEAHAEEIFSEAENRLHAQKGVMVWCDRKRYE from the coding sequence ATGAGACATTTTTTGACATTAAACGATTTTAGTAAAGATGAGATTTTAGATATTTTAAATTTAGCCGCCAAGATTAAAAAAGAGGCAAAAAGTAAAAATTATATCTCTTATCTCAAAGACCAAACCTTAGCAATGATATTTGAAAAAAGTTCGACTAGGACAAGAGTCAGCTTTGAAGTCGGCATTCATCAGCTCGGCGGCAAAGGGCTATTTTTAAGTAGTCGCGATATACAATTAGGGCGCGGCGAACCTATCAAAGATACTGCTAGAGTTCTTGGAAGAATGGTAGATATGATAATGGCTAGAGTTTATAAACAAAGCGATTTAGAGGAATTTGCTAAATTTAGTGGCGTACCTGTTATAAATGGTCTTAGCGATGATTTTCATCCTGTTCAGCTTATGGCCGATCTGCTTACCTTAAGCGAACTTGGATTAAATTTACAAACTATGAAAGTAGCATATATAGGCGATGGCAATAATATGGCTAATTCGTGGCTTATGGCTGCATCTAAGCTTGGTTTTGAGCTTAGGGTTGCCACTCCAAAAGGCTATGAAGTACCGCAGTGGGTTTTAGACAAGGCAGAAAAAAACGCCAAAATAAGCGGTGCAAATTTAATCATCACAAATGATCCAAAAGCCGCTATTAGCGGTGCAGACGTCGTTACTACAGATACTTGGGTTTCTATGGGGCAAGAAGATGAAAAAGAAAAGCGCATTAAGGATTTTGCTGGATACTGCGTTGATGATGCGATGATGAGCTTAGCAGCTAAAGATGCTAAATTTTTACACTGTTTGCCAGCTTACCGCGGATATGAGGTAAGTGGAAGCGTTTTTGAAGCTCACGCAGAAGAGATCTTCAGCGAAGCAGAAAATCGTTTGCATGCTCAAAAAGGCGTAATGGTTTGGTGCGATAGGAAAAGATATGAGTAA
- the hemB gene encoding porphobilinogen synthase: protein MFARFRRLRINPAVRDMVRENKICVEDFIYPLFVVDGNGIKKEISSMPGVFQLSIDELLKECEEVVSLGIKSILLFGIPSLKDSIGSDALSDDGLIARSLRAIKAKFPGLVVITDLCFCEYTDHGHCGILDYVHKTVDNDATLEISAKQALIHARAGADMIAPSGMMDGIIETLRNALDENGYENLPIMAYSTKFASAYYGPFRDVAESAPSFGDRKSYQMDCANRLEAINESLEDEAQGADILMVKPALAYLDILRDIKERTLLPVCAYNVSGEYALLKAGAKAGVIDYERVMMETMVGFKRAGADLIISYHAKEVAKILKSQNKVR from the coding sequence ATGTTTGCGAGATTTAGAAGACTTAGAATAAATCCTGCTGTTCGCGATATGGTCAGGGAAAATAAAATTTGCGTAGAAGATTTCATCTATCCGCTTTTTGTCGTTGATGGAAATGGTATCAAAAAAGAGATAAGCTCGATGCCAGGAGTATTTCAGCTAAGTATCGACGAGCTTTTAAAAGAGTGTGAAGAAGTCGTAAGCTTAGGTATAAAATCCATACTTTTATTTGGAATTCCAAGTCTAAAAGATAGCATAGGTAGCGACGCTTTGAGTGATGATGGACTAATCGCTAGATCTCTAAGAGCTATAAAAGCTAAATTTCCAGGGCTTGTAGTCATAACTGATCTTTGCTTTTGCGAATATACAGATCACGGGCATTGTGGAATACTTGATTATGTTCATAAAACAGTCGATAATGACGCCACGCTTGAGATCTCTGCTAAACAAGCTTTAATTCATGCAAGAGCCGGTGCTGATATGATAGCTCCAAGCGGTATGATGGATGGCATCATAGAAACTTTAAGAAACGCTCTTGATGAAAACGGATATGAAAATCTTCCGATCATGGCGTATTCTACTAAATTTGCTTCTGCGTATTATGGGCCATTTCGCGACGTGGCTGAGAGTGCGCCAAGCTTTGGCGATAGAAAAAGCTACCAAATGGACTGCGCAAACCGCCTTGAAGCGATAAATGAAAGCTTAGAAGATGAAGCGCAAGGTGCAGATATTTTAATGGTAAAACCGGCTTTAGCTTACCTTGATATATTGCGTGATATCAAAGAAAGAACTCTTCTTCCAGTCTGTGCGTATAACGTAAGTGGCGAGTATGCGCTACTAAAAGCCGGAGCAAAAGCCGGAGTCATCGACTATGAGCGTGTTATGATGGAAACAATGGTTGGATTTAAGCGTGCAGGAGCAGATCTGATAATAAGCTACCACGCAAAAGAAGTAGCTAAAATCCTAAAATCCCAAAATAAAGTGCGATGA
- the ribA gene encoding GTP cyclohydrolase II, with product MQIQSSEIANLPSRFGKFKIKSYKENSCKEHLVVFSPNLDVSKPVNVRIHSECLTGDAIGSLKCDCRDQLEASLKYINENSGMVIYLRQEGRNIGLLNKVNAYALQDKGLDTIEANHQLGFKADERTYEIASFILKDFGIKSINLLTNNPLKLAGLTCVKIEKRIPIEIKSNEFNEGYLRVKKEQMGHILEQVTK from the coding sequence ATGCAAATACAAAGCTCAGAGATAGCAAATTTGCCAAGTCGTTTTGGCAAATTTAAGATAAAATCATACAAAGAAAACTCATGCAAAGAACATCTTGTTGTGTTTTCCCCAAATTTAGACGTAAGCAAACCAGTAAATGTAAGAATTCACTCAGAGTGCTTAACAGGAGATGCGATCGGTAGCTTAAAGTGCGATTGTCGCGATCAGCTAGAAGCTAGTTTAAAATACATAAACGAAAATAGCGGAATGGTCATTTACTTGCGTCAAGAAGGGCGAAACATCGGGCTACTTAATAAAGTAAATGCTTACGCCTTGCAAGATAAGGGTCTTGATACCATAGAAGCAAATCATCAGCTAGGTTTTAAAGCCGATGAGAGGACTTATGAGATAGCAAGTTTTATACTAAAAGATTTTGGTATAAAAAGCATAAATTTACTAACAAACAACCCCTTAAAACTAGCCGGTCTTACTTGTGTCAAAATAGAAAAAAGAATTCCTATCGAGATAAAATCAAATGAGTTTAACGAAGGTTATTTAAGAGTCAAAAAAGAGCAGATGGGGCATATACTTGAACAAGTTACCAAATGA
- the rsmG gene encoding 16S rRNA (guanine(527)-N(7))-methyltransferase RsmG, with the protein MNKLPNDFWDKVGEFELILQQFNKIHSLTNYNDIKPVVEDSIKPLEFLDISPKIVCDVGSGAGFPAIFLSLILQTSEFHLYEPIAKKSSFLTYVKTKLGLKNIIVHQKKLENSTKFIADLITSRALMKTQFLLKICSGFYDENTNFLLYKGSLAKDEIDDLECQKDIIKSKAHRNYIFLKGIKC; encoded by the coding sequence TTGAACAAGTTACCAAATGATTTTTGGGATAAAGTAGGCGAATTTGAGCTTATTTTACAACAATTTAATAAAATTCATAGCCTAACAAACTATAACGATATAAAACCGGTCGTAGAAGATAGCATAAAACCGCTTGAGTTTTTAGATATTAGCCCTAAAATAGTGTGCGATGTAGGAAGTGGGGCTGGTTTTCCAGCTATTTTTTTAAGCCTTATCTTGCAAACAAGCGAGTTTCATCTTTATGAGCCGATCGCTAAAAAATCAAGCTTTTTAACCTACGTAAAAACGAAGCTTGGTTTAAAAAACATAATAGTTCATCAAAAAAAACTTGAAAATAGTACTAAATTTATAGCCGACCTCATCACTTCAAGGGCGCTTATGAAAACTCAGTTTTTACTCAAAATTTGCAGTGGATTTTATGATGAAAATACAAATTTTTTACTATATAAAGGAAGTCTAGCAAAAGATGAGATCGATGACTTAGAGTGCCAAAAAGATATCATCAAAAGCAAAGCTCATAGAAATTATATATTTTTAAAAGGGATAAAATGTTAG
- a CDS encoding PP0621 family protein: MLGKIIIFGVIIAIIYFFILPKFRKKTPKNSIENFVECDECKTFVSMKDTILKDGKYVCKECLK; this comes from the coding sequence ATGTTAGGAAAAATCATAATCTTTGGAGTTATAATTGCGATCATTTACTTTTTTATACTGCCTAAATTTAGAAAAAAAACACCTAAAAATAGCATAGAAAATTTCGTAGAATGCGATGAATGCAAGACGTTTGTAAGTATGAAAGATACTATTTTAAAAGACGGCAAATACGTTTGCAAGGAGTGTTTAAAATGA
- the htpX gene encoding zinc metalloprotease HtpX translates to MEVFKTTAFMVILMLLFVSVGFYIGGTNGMIMAFLIALAMNFFSYFYSDKLILKHFNAMPVSQNSQIYLLVKELTSRANLPMPKVYIIDDNAPNAFATGRNHENAAVALTSGLINLMNENEIKAVVAHELGHIKHYDILTGSIAAVFAGALSLISNFAQLGTIKNENRPNMITTIALAVIMPLVASIIQMSISRSREYEADRFSAITTQNPQWLIDALSKLENYSQNHAVLKNADPQTAHMFIINPFGNVKSNLSNLFRTHPTTSDRIQKLKQMTNQSPAARYFNSL, encoded by the coding sequence ATGGAAGTTTTTAAAACGACTGCGTTTATGGTTATTTTGATGCTTTTGTTTGTTAGTGTAGGCTTTTATATCGGCGGGACTAATGGTATGATTATGGCATTTTTGATAGCTTTAGCGATGAATTTCTTTAGCTATTTTTATAGCGATAAGCTTATACTAAAACACTTTAATGCCATGCCAGTTAGTCAAAATAGCCAAATTTATCTGCTTGTAAAAGAGCTAACAAGCAGAGCAAACTTACCTATGCCAAAAGTCTATATCATAGATGATAATGCCCCAAACGCCTTTGCAACAGGTAGAAATCACGAAAATGCAGCGGTTGCTCTTACTAGCGGACTTATAAATTTAATGAATGAAAACGAGATAAAAGCCGTTGTCGCCCACGAACTTGGACATATCAAGCACTATGATATTTTAACAGGAAGTATAGCGGCAGTTTTTGCAGGTGCTCTGTCTTTGATATCAAATTTCGCTCAGCTTGGAACCATTAAAAATGAAAATCGTCCAAATATGATAACAACTATCGCTTTAGCAGTGATTATGCCATTAGTAGCTAGTATAATCCAGATGAGCATATCAAGAAGTAGAGAGTATGAAGCAGATCGTTTTTCAGCTATCACGACTCAAAACCCGCAGTGGCTCATAGATGCTTTATCGAAGCTAGAAAACTACTCGCAAAATCACGCTGTGCTAAAAAATGCAGATCCGCAGACGGCTCATATGTTTATCATAAATCCATTTGGCAATGTAAAATCAAATTTAAGCAATCTTTTTAGAACTCATCCAACCACGTCCGATAGGATACAAAAACTAAAACAGATGACAAATCAAAGCCCAGCAGCAAGGTATTTTAACTCATTATAA
- a CDS encoding alanine racemase, with product MSEIIIDKNAYLHNLTQISNKVGDKEKVIAVLKDNAYGHGASLIAKLASEFGIKWACVKSIKEAEEISSFFENLIVLSHIPAGDENPKFIYGINDISNLLNLKKGLKVHLAIDTMMHRNGLKLDELQNAFEIAKKMDLKICGAYTHFRSSDELSGEYFVQKENFEIAKARLRELFDKFNLPKGVFHSHNSAALERATGFGDELVRVGIAQFGYAQFNDSLNLKKVLSLWAHRVSKRVLAKGECVGYGGVFVASLDLDIATYDLGYGDGLLRYCGAGDLHLANGQKILGKMSMDSFSTIDAGSKVCVFDDANVWAEFFRTISYDILVKLSKDIPRKII from the coding sequence ATGTCTGAGATCATCATAGATAAAAATGCTTATTTACATAATCTAACTCAAATTTCAAATAAAGTAGGCGACAAAGAAAAAGTGATCGCCGTTTTAAAAGACAATGCTTATGGTCACGGCGCTAGTTTAATAGCTAAACTCGCAAGTGAATTTGGTATAAAATGGGCGTGTGTAAAAAGTATTAAAGAAGCTGAAGAGATCAGCTCTTTTTTCGAAAATCTAATCGTGCTATCACATATCCCCGCTGGAGATGAAAATCCTAAATTTATATATGGCATAAACGATATAAGCAATCTTTTAAATTTAAAAAAAGGGCTAAAAGTTCATTTGGCTATCGATACTATGATGCACAGAAACGGGCTTAAGCTTGATGAGTTGCAAAATGCTTTTGAAATAGCTAAAAAAATGGATCTTAAGATATGCGGTGCCTATACTCATTTTAGAAGTAGCGATGAGCTTAGCGGTGAATATTTCGTGCAAAAAGAAAACTTTGAAATAGCAAAGGCGAGATTAAGAGAGCTTTTTGATAAATTTAATCTGCCAAAAGGAGTTTTTCACTCACATAATTCAGCTGCGCTTGAAAGAGCGACTGGCTTTGGCGATGAGCTTGTAAGAGTTGGGATCGCTCAGTTTGGTTATGCGCAGTTTAATGATAGTTTAAATTTAAAAAAAGTTCTTAGCCTGTGGGCTCATAGAGTTAGCAAACGAGTACTAGCAAAAGGCGAATGCGTCGGATACGGCGGAGTATTTGTAGCTAGTCTTGATTTAGATATCGCTACTTATGACTTAGGCTATGGAGATGGGCTTCTTAGATACTGCGGGGCAGGGGATTTGCATCTAGCAAATGGACAAAAAATTCTAGGTAAAATGTCTATGGATAGCTTTAGTACTATAGATGCAGGGTCTAAAGTTTGCGTTTTTGATGATGCGAATGTCTGGGCTGAGTTTTTTAGAACTATAAGCTATGATATCTTAGTAAAATTAAGCAAAGATATACCAAGAAAAATTATATAA
- the cmeU gene encoding CmeU family protein — MEEVSEQERVFIKNQIESMLKARDAFFEVLDKNVPKQGNSNVFDFESCKDKSLKDLYKEFYAYDYSIRKILPYVYKRFGVSFNV; from the coding sequence ATGGAAGAAGTATCAGAACAAGAAAGAGTTTTCATAAAAAATCAGATAGAATCGATGCTAAAAGCAAGAGATGCTTTTTTTGAAGTTTTGGATAAAAATGTGCCAAAACAAGGCAACTCAAACGTCTTTGACTTTGAGTCTTGTAAAGATAAGAGTTTAAAAGATCTTTATAAAGAGTTCTACGCTTATGACTACTCTATAAGAAAAATCTTACCTTACGTATATAAGAGATTTGGTGTAAGCTTTAATGTCTGA
- a CDS encoding L,D-transpeptidase family protein: MRKFGLLLLACLSGLFGKDLEQIYLDDGILAVQNAIESNLQSKNYWEKRIGNIDAKYGYYEDDIFLVVVDKKAKNISLYDYKDGKLTNKFSNEVLTGLMGDKLVEGDLKTPVGAYEITRRFVPSDNYYGPVAFNLSYPNIYDKAKGRTGGGIWIHGFPMNGNMRIDTYKTKGCVAFENDKIMQFDEILKDNRAMVLINENSVTEASNEQIATIFAELFKWKKAWGDSDVKAYLDFYDKEFLRFDGMKFSDFANMKKSIFSKKEDKFIQFTKFSISPYPSTKEGSFFRVSFNEKYRTATYKFDGIKTLYVKLVGDKMKILVEQ; this comes from the coding sequence GTGAGAAAGTTTGGGTTGTTATTGTTGGCTTGTCTTAGTGGCTTGTTTGGTAAAGATCTTGAGCAGATATATTTAGACGATGGAATACTCGCAGTTCAAAATGCTATTGAATCAAATCTTCAGAGCAAAAATTATTGGGAAAAACGTATCGGAAACATAGATGCAAAATACGGATATTATGAAGATGATATTTTTTTAGTCGTTGTGGATAAAAAAGCTAAAAATATAAGCTTGTATGATTATAAAGACGGAAAACTGACTAATAAATTTAGTAATGAAGTGCTAACTGGTTTAATGGGCGATAAATTAGTCGAGGGAGATCTAAAAACCCCTGTTGGTGCTTATGAGATAACAAGGCGTTTTGTGCCTAGCGATAACTACTATGGGCCAGTTGCTTTTAACCTTTCATATCCAAATATCTATGATAAGGCAAAAGGAAGAACGGGTGGCGGCATATGGATACACGGCTTTCCTATGAATGGAAATATGAGAATAGATACGTATAAAACTAAAGGTTGCGTGGCGTTTGAAAATGATAAAATTATGCAGTTTGATGAAATTTTAAAAGATAATCGCGCAATGGTTCTTATAAATGAAAATAGCGTAACAGAGGCTTCAAACGAACAGATAGCAACTATCTTTGCCGAACTTTTTAAATGGAAAAAAGCTTGGGGAGATAGCGACGTAAAGGCGTATTTGGACTTTTATGATAAAGAGTTTTTAAGGTTTGATGGTATGAAATTTAGTGATTTTGCTAATATGAAAAAGAGCATTTTTTCAAAGAAAGAGGATAAATTTATACAATTTACTAAATTTAGCATTAGCCCATATCCATCTACAAAAGAAGGCTCATTTTTTAGAGTAAGTTTCAATGAAAAATATAGAACTGCTACGTATAAATTTGATGGTATCAAAACCCTTTACGTAAAACTAGTCGGCGATAAGATGAAGATACTAGTTGAGCAATAG
- a CDS encoding copper chaperone PCu(A)C, whose amino-acid sequence MTKFMFSAALAAVFAFGADIDVNDAFVKATMPNAQNSAAFMSITNNTDQNISLVSASNSVSKFTELHAHVSENGMKKMIQIPQIDIPAKSSAQLKPGGLHIMMIGLSKAINPGDKVDITLNFSNGKSIDLKGVEAKKLQPMKK is encoded by the coding sequence ATGACTAAATTTATGTTCTCTGCTGCACTAGCGGCTGTATTTGCTTTTGGCGCTGATATTGACGTAAATGACGCTTTTGTAAAAGCTACTATGCCAAATGCACAAAATAGTGCGGCTTTTATGAGCATTACAAACAACACAGACCAAAATATATCTCTTGTTTCTGCTAGTAATAGCGTTAGCAAATTTACAGAACTTCACGCTCACGTAAGCGAAAACGGAATGAAAAAAATGATTCAAATTCCACAAATCGACATTCCAGCTAAAAGTAGCGCCCAGCTAAAACCAGGCGGTCTTCACATAATGATGATAGGTCTTAGCAAAGCTATAAATCCTGGAGATAAAGTAGATATTACTCTAAACTTTAGCAATGGTAAATCTATCGATCTAAAAGGCGTAGAAGCTAAAAAACTACAACCTATGAAAAAATAG
- the pseB gene encoding UDP-N-acetylglucosamine 4,6-dehydratase (inverting) yields the protein MFNNKNILITGGTGSFGKKYTKILLQNYKPNKIIIYSRDELKQYEMAGEFNQKCMRYFIGDIRDEKRLKTAMNGVDYVIHAAAMKHVPIAEYNPMECIKTNINGASNVINASLECGVQKVIALSTDKACNPVNLYGATKLASDKLFIAANNIAGNKPTRFSVVRYGNVVGSRGSVVPLFKKLIANGARDLPITDTRMTRFWITLEQGVNFVLKNFARMQGGELFIPKIPSMKMTDLAKAMAPNLGIKIIGIRPGEKLHETMISKDDAHLTYEFDDHYVIVPSIHFLTEPNFSLNLLGEKGLKINGEFEYSSNTNKEWLDSARLNQMLENV from the coding sequence ATGTTCAATAATAAAAATATTCTAATAACAGGCGGAACTGGAAGTTTTGGAAAAAAATATACAAAAATTTTACTTCAAAACTATAAACCAAATAAGATAATCATCTACTCACGAGACGAACTAAAACAGTATGAAATGGCAGGTGAATTTAATCAAAAATGTATGCGTTACTTCATAGGCGACATACGCGACGAAAAACGTCTTAAAACTGCGATGAACGGCGTGGATTACGTCATTCACGCTGCTGCTATGAAGCATGTCCCTATAGCCGAATACAACCCAATGGAGTGCATCAAAACAAATATAAACGGCGCTAGTAATGTCATAAACGCTAGTCTTGAATGCGGTGTGCAAAAAGTCATCGCTCTTAGCACTGATAAGGCCTGCAACCCAGTAAATTTATACGGTGCTACAAAACTTGCAAGCGATAAGCTTTTTATAGCTGCAAATAACATAGCAGGAAATAAACCTACCCGGTTTAGCGTTGTGCGTTATGGAAATGTAGTAGGAAGTCGCGGTTCAGTAGTACCGCTATTTAAAAAGCTCATCGCAAACGGCGCGCGCGATCTTCCTATCACAGATACAAGGATGACTAGATTTTGGATCACCTTAGAACAAGGCGTAAATTTCGTGCTTAAAAACTTTGCTCGTATGCAAGGCGGAGAGCTATTTATCCCTAAAATTCCATCTATGAAAATGACTGATTTAGCTAAAGCAATGGCGCCTAATTTAGGCATTAAGATTATCGGCATAAGACCCGGCGAAAAACTTCACGAAACTATGATCAGCAAAGACGATGCTCACTTGACTTATGAGTTTGATGATCACTATGTTATAGTTCCATCTATACATTTTTTAACAGAACCAAATTTTAGTCTAAATTTACTCGGAGAAAAAGGCTTAAAAATAAATGGCGAATTTGAATATAGCTCAAATACAAATAAAGAGTGGCTTGATAGTGCTAGATTAAACCAAATGCTTGAAAATGTATAA
- a CDS encoding GNAT family N-acetyltransferase, with protein MVWTKNFTKLSNDEILKVYKARTDPATLKFSNTNFSFDEHINFIFSLKFAKDKVYFMVYKDDEFIGVISFTNIIGDMAEFGVYKCPSVSNVGDILMKELIKEAKNLNIKTILARVFKENKKALYLYHKFGFMTMIEDDKIAHLKLNLE; from the coding sequence ATGGTTTGGACTAAAAATTTTACCAAGCTTAGCAATGATGAGATTTTAAAGGTCTATAAAGCCAGAACAGATCCTGCTACACTGAAATTTAGCAATACAAATTTCAGCTTTGATGAGCATATAAATTTTATATTTTCACTAAAGTTTGCTAAAGACAAAGTTTATTTTATGGTTTATAAAGATGATGAGTTTATAGGAGTTATATCATTTACAAATATAATAGGAGATATGGCGGAATTTGGAGTATATAAATGCCCAAGCGTATCAAATGTAGGCGATATACTTATGAAAGAGCTCATAAAAGAAGCTAAAAATTTAAATATAAAAACGATACTCGCAAGGGTTTTTAAAGAAAACAAAAAAGCTTTATATCTATATCATAAATTTGGATTTATGACTATGATAGAAGATGACAAGATAGCTCATCTCAAATTAAATTTAGAATAA